The window CAGTTTTAATTACTGGAGCAGCAATTGGAGCAGTAGTGAAAATAATTAATTTTCGTAATCATAAAAAAGAATTCATGAGAAATGTTGATGAAGCCATTAATATGATCAAGAATAATATAGAATTTTCTATTCTCCCTAACATCATGAAAGAAATAGAATACGAAAATAATAATATTACTAATCATATTTATTCTCAATACTGTCAATCTCTTGCTAATGGTTATACAGAAGAAGGATTAAGGGAAATTAAAACTAGTGTAAAGAAGTATATTACAAAACTAGAAGTTACCAATACTGTGAATAGTGTAGTTTAGACAGTGTGTCATTTTGACTCACTGTCTATTTTATTTATTAGAGCTTTTCTATTAATTTTAATTACGACAAACCTTGAATTTGCCGAATGGACAAACGTATTCGGTGATGAGAAGATGACAGCATTACTCGACAGAATTACCCACCGTTCTCACATTCTTTTATTAAACGGAGAATCGTATCGCTTCCGTCAAAGTATGAGCAAAAGGAAAATGGAGAAGGATAGCACACCGCACGCAGGTGTTTGTGTTTCTCGCCCTCCTAGGGCAAGAAACACAAACACCCACATACTCCCATTTATAGGAGTTCCCATTCCAAGAGTGGCTCACTTTTTATCATTGACAATACATGGAGACCATTTTACGCATTATCCAGAAGCATGCCCATGTTCAAAATGAAGATCAATTAATGGTAGAATTGCTTTCTTTTTTCCAAAAGGAAAACGGGAGGAACGTGGAGGTGAAATACAAGCCAATGTTAAAAGAACTTTTGACAGTAGACAAATAGAACGCCCATCGAAGTGCAGGGCATCACCATTAGGTGGACAAGGAACCTGTCCCTCTGTCCACACATTCCTTAGCCAAAATTCACATGTTTACCCCCATTTGGCAGTGCCAATACTGAAGGAAAAAGGAGGGAAAAAACATGATGGAATTCACCGACATCGGAATGGATAAATGGACTCATTTTAGTTTTTATGGCTCAGCCGCCTTTTTCTTATCACTATTTTTATTGCTCATTCCCCCATTTGAGAAAGGACTTCGACGAATCGCCACGTGTTGGTTTGGTTTAGTGGTGATCAGTCTATTGGAAGAATACCGACAGCTTTTGGATCCAAATCGTACAGCCGAATTTCTAGACGGAGTAGCAAATGTGATAGGCATCACACTTGGGGTCACCATCCCCCTATTCGCGCACATCATGTGGCGTTATCTACACCAGAATCAAGAGCGAAAGCGATTCATCTTAGTCGCAATGTCTCTCATCACTTGCACTGTATTCCCTTTACTGTATGGACTTCACGTACTCAATGAACCGATTGACCAAGGACCTATTCTCTCCCAACCACCTGAAGAAATGATGGTGGCCCAAACCATGTCAACGAACAGGTCTCCAGAAGAGATTGTGCAAAAATATGAAGCGAAGCTCGATTTACTAGAACAGCAAGCCTATCAAGAAGTCCACCTTCTTGTAAAAGAAGCACTGAGTGAATACACAAACAAGGAGACACCACTTAGTCAATTGATTCCAAAATATATGGTGCAAGCAACTGCGTTAGAAGAACACATCCATAACGAATTTATCTCAATCTATGACGCTGCCAAGAGTGAACTCATAGCGAACCATTTGGATCAAAGCTCGGCTGATGTTTTAAAAGAACGGTACGATGAAACAAAGAAAAAGACAAAGGCACTCCTTATGGAAAAAGGGATGAGTGTACTTAATTAAAAAAGAAGTACAACGATGGGTTGTACTTCTAGGACTTACGCTTTCCTGTTACTATACGAAAGTGCTCCTCCCTCCCCCGGATAGGGTGGTCCCCTCACCCGTCCAACCTTTGCACACTCTCCCTCCAACATTCGGACTTATATTTTGAAAAAACACATGTATAATCAAGGTATAGAGGAAAATTTTCCCGATATCCGTACAATCTTTGCAAAAGAAGGGCTTTCTTATATTCTGCAGAAAGGGAGCACCGTTATGGATTTAGATCAACGTTGTATCGCTTTATTAACGAAAGTCGCTTTTTCGACATCTCCTGTTTCCATGGATGAATTAATGGAGGATTTACACGTTTCGAAGCGCACGATTTATTACGATGTGCAAAAGATTAACGACTGGTTGGAAATGGAGAAGGTAGGAACTCTTCAATACGAACGTTCATCTGGTTTTTTCATTCTTCCGAAAGCGAAGAAAGTGGTTCAAGACAAATTAACACCTCTTCAATTATCAAAACATTACGATTATTCACCGAAAGAACGTATTGCGTGGGCCTCTCTTCTTATTGTCGCAAGGGAGTCCAAAATCTTTTTATCAACACTGATGGAACAACTAGGCGTCAGCCGAAGTACACTCTTAAACGACTTGAAACAGTTGAAGAACCAACTAATGCATTTTTCGGTCTCTTTAAAGTTTCATAAAAGACTCGGGTATTACATGGATGGTGAAGAGATCAATATCCGAAAAGGGATGATGTACTTTTTATCCCAAGTCAAAACAAGCAATGGTTTGGAAAAACTACTGGACGATGCTCAAAATCAACCGAACCTGATCGGTTCGATTTTTACAAACTATTCCACTTTTTATCAATGCATCTATGAAACTGAAAAACTAGTGGGTGTTCATTATACCGATGAAACCGTCCAGTCTTTAAGTATTCAACTAAGTCTCCTTTTAAAACGGTTTACCCGTAGGCGATACGTCCAGATGGACTCAGATGAAAAAGAAGTCATTGAAAAAACGAAAGAGTTTCAAGCAGCGTCGTATATTCACGAAAAAATTGAATGCGCTTTCGGTATTTCTCTCCCGCAAGAAGAAACTTTCTATATCAGTACGTATCTTTTAGGAGCGAAAATAAGCCAGTTCCACGCACAACACTACCATAGCGAAAATCGTGTAATGGCCAATATGAAACGAAGTATCGCCCTTATGGTGGATGATTTTCAAAAGTACGGTTGTGTGTTTTTTCAAAACCGAAAAGAGCTTGAGAAGAATTTATTTCTTCACTTAAAGCCTGCCTATTATCGCATCAAGTATGGTGTTCAATTGGATCATCCGTTATCTAAGACCTTAAAAGAGTCTTACCGAGATCTCTTCTTGTTAACAAAGAAAGTGATTGTACATGTTGAGCAATCACTTGGAATTACCATCCCCGAAGATGAAATCGCTTACGTTACG of the Bacillus kexueae genome contains:
- a CDS encoding ATP-binding protein is translated as MTALLDRITHRSHILLLNGESYRFRQSMSKRKMEKDSTPHAGVCVSRPPRARNTNTHILPFIGVPIPRVAHFLSLTIHGDHFTHYPEACPCSK
- a CDS encoding VanZ family protein, which gives rise to MMEFTDIGMDKWTHFSFYGSAAFFLSLFLLLIPPFEKGLRRIATCWFGLVVISLLEEYRQLLDPNRTAEFLDGVANVIGITLGVTIPLFAHIMWRYLHQNQERKRFILVAMSLITCTVFPLLYGLHVLNEPIDQGPILSQPPEEMMVAQTMSTNRSPEEIVQKYEAKLDLLEQQAYQEVHLLVKEALSEYTNKETPLSQLIPKYMVQATALEEHIHNEFISIYDAAKSELIANHLDQSSADVLKERYDETKKKTKALLMEKGMSVLN
- a CDS encoding BglG family transcription antiterminator, whose amino-acid sequence is MDLDQRCIALLTKVAFSTSPVSMDELMEDLHVSKRTIYYDVQKINDWLEMEKVGTLQYERSSGFFILPKAKKVVQDKLTPLQLSKHYDYSPKERIAWASLLIVARESKIFLSTLMEQLGVSRSTLLNDLKQLKNQLMHFSVSLKFHKRLGYYMDGEEINIRKGMMYFLSQVKTSNGLEKLLDDAQNQPNLIGSIFTNYSTFYQCIYETEKLVGVHYTDETVQSLSIQLSLLLKRFTRRRYVQMDSDEKEVIEKTKEFQAASYIHEKIECAFGISLPQEETFYISTYLLGAKISQFHAQHYHSENRVMANMKRSIALMVDDFQKYGCVFFQNRKELEKNLFLHLKPAYYRIKYGVQLDHPLSKTLKESYRDLFLLTKKVIVHVEQSLGITIPEDEIAYVTMHFGGWLDQEGVKVEQRKKALIVCPSGIGTSRILQKQIEELLPNVDVVKVVTVREYDKINVHDIDFVITTTPIIEKHIPVYIVNPILTASEKTFLLKELNVSTTASSPIDMEAILRIVKKHAHVQNEDQLTVELLSYFQKENGRSVEVKYKPMLKELLTVDKIRFKNKVDHWEDALKEAAKPLLEDESITEDYVNAMIQNVKEMGPYIVIAPGFALPHSRPEDGVRKLGMSFLQLKEKCSFSEKEEHQVNLIIVLAAIDNETHLRALSQLSKLLSNQANIEQLKKAETPMEVYELMKQYSVD